A window of the Gossypium hirsutum isolate 1008001.06 chromosome A05, Gossypium_hirsutum_v2.1, whole genome shotgun sequence genome harbors these coding sequences:
- the LOC121229534 gene encoding uncharacterized protein isoform X2, translating into MKILSILIFLISLLFPFFLASQSATIVVDGASEWNNPVVHVGDSIIFKHKYHYNLYIFQNKNAFNICNFTQATLLTKSNSTSYTWHPSRTGFFYFAFNNGSLKTCQSSQKLSVKASPALPPRNATTTPSPDLPPAAAPAPTSGGPIVSSSPVYPWPFRPRQAAVSPAPSATSPVTVPSLVPGKGGGIPFINSNPAVPLPTGEVDSASIRPLPTSDHGGQAAEGFMAAPAPMTVFCVAFLLVL; encoded by the exons ATGAAGATCTTATCCATTCTAATCTTCCTCATTTCTCTTCTCTTCCCTTTCTTCTTAGCCTCTCAGTCTGCAACCATTGTGGTAGACGGTGCTTCAGAGTGGAACAATCCCGTTGTCCATGTGGGAGATTCAATAA ttTTCAAACACAAGTATCACTACAATCTCTACATTTTCCAGAACAAAAATGCCTTTAATATCTGCAATTTCACCCAAGCTACGCTCCTCACTAaatccaactccacctcctacacg TGGCACCCATCTCGTACTGGATTCTTCTACTTTGCTTTCAACAATGGCTCTCTCAAAACATGCCAAAGCTCTCAAAAGCTCTCCGTTAAAGCATCTCCCGCGCTACCTCCAAGAAATGCAACAACCACCCCTTCACCGGACTTACCTCCGGCAGCGGCTCCGGCACCAACTTCTGGTGGACCGATTGTGTCGTCTTCTCCAGTATATCCATGGCCATTCAGGCCTCGCCAGGCGGCGGTTTCACCGGCACCAAGTGCTACCTCGCCAGTAACAGTACCGAGTCTAGTGCCGGGTAAAGGTGGTGGCATCCCTTTTATCAACAGCAACCCTGCAGTTCCATTGCCGACTGGTGAAGTTGATTCTGCAAGTATTCGACCTTTGCCCACCTCTGATCATGGAGGACAG GCGGCGGAAGGATTCATGGCGGCACCAGCTCCAATGACTGTATTTTGTGTGGCATTTCTACTAGTGCTGTAA
- the LOC107914102 gene encoding sterol 3-beta-glucosyltransferase UGT80B1 isoform X1 has protein sequence MGSNGIDSSRKDLQEENVSNNRSKGVLKDSEQTDEVDESATEYRSSDDQSFSSSYEKEENQKSSSEQKSSVIEVSGTKQSSVSSTPKRGLDHCTSAPLAAQRHQLIDDNEIAFSRSMTEKKNSRHDLKIDRFSEREKVIERLTRWKNLIVNLIKIQNDGTVEVDLPKNSPVASELLELSSIEGPSFDLDDTLFYETTKSIPRLNIAILVVGTRGDVQPFLAMAKRLQEFGHRVRLATHANFRNFVKLADIDFYPLGGDPRVLAGYMARNKGLIPSGPGEISIQRKQLKSIIESLLPACTEPDIETGMPFRAQAIIANPPAYGHSHVAEALGVPLHIFFTMPWTPTSEFPHPLARVPQSAGYWLSYIVVDLLIWWGIRGYINDFRKKKLKLAPIAYFSTYNGSISHLPTGYMWSSHLVPKPKDWGPLVDVVGYCFLNLGSKYRPREEFVRWIQKGPQPIYIGFGSMPLDDTKKTTDVILEALKDTGQRGIIDRGWGDLGQFTEATENVFLIEDCPHDWLFPQCSAVVHHGGAGTTATGLKAGCPTTIVPFFGDQFFWGDRVHQRGLGPAPIPISELSIEKLSNAITFMLQPEVKSLAMELAKLIENEDGVAAAVNAFHRHLPPELPLPTAALEENDHPNPLQWFFLQIGKLCCLPCRLWNS, from the exons ATGGGGAGTAATGGCATTGATAGTTCCAGGAAAGATTTACAAGAGGAAAACGTTAGCAATAACAGAAGTAAGGGAGTACTTAAGGACAGTGAACAGACAGATGAAGTAGATGAATCAGCAACGGAATATAGGTCTTCTGATGATCAATCCTTTTCAAGTTCTTATGAGAAAGAAGAGAATCAGAAGTCAAGTTCAGAGCAGAAGTCATCGGTTATAGAGGTTTCCGGGACGAAACAATCGAGTGTTTCATCTACTCCCAAAAGAG GTCTGGATCATTGTACCAGTGCACCACTTGCTGCCCAAAGACACCAGTTAATTGATGACAATGAGATTGCATTCTCTAGGTCAATGACGGAGAAGAAAAACTCAAGGCATGATCTAAAAATAGATAGATTCTCAGAGCGTGAAAAG GTGATTGAGAGACTTACTCGATGG AAAAATCTGATTGTTAACCTTATCAAGATCCAAAATGATGGGACAGTAGAAGTTGATCTCCCTAAAAATTCACCTGTAGCTTCAGAATTGTTAGAACTTTCCTCTATTGAAGGGCCATCCTTTGATCTTGATGATACTTTGTTCTATGAGACTACTAAATCTATCCCAAGGTTGAATATTGCCATCCTTGTGGTTGGAACAAGAGGAGATGTACAACCTTTTCTAGCTATGGCAAAGAGACTTCAG GAGTTTGGTCATCGTGTTAGGTTGGCAACTCATGCTAACTTCCGCAACTTTGTAAAGTTGGCTGACATTGATTTTTATCCTCTGGGTGGTGATCCTCGAGTCTTGGCTGGAT ATATGGCCAGAAATAAAGGTTTGATCCCATCTGGACCTGGGGAAATATCGATACAGAGAAAGCAACTGAAGTCCATTATTGAATCTCTTCTTCCTGCATGCACAGAGCCTGATATAGAAACAGGCATGCCATTCAGAGCACAAGCAATCATTGCAAACCCTCCAGCCTATG GACATTCTCATGTTGCAGAGGCTCTTGGTGTTCCCCTTCACATATTCTTCACCATGCCTTGGAC GCCAACATCTGAATTTCCTCATCCATTGGCCCGTGTTCCTCAGAGTGCTGGATACTGG CTTTCCTATATAGTTGTGGACTTACTGATATGGTGGGGCATAAGAGGATATATTAATGACTTCAGGAAAAAGAAGTTGAAACTTGCTCCCATCGCATACTTCAGTACATATAATGGATCAATATCTCATCTACCAACTGGCTACATGTGGAGTTCTCATCTTGTGCCAAAGCCAAAAG ATTGGGGTCCCTTGGTTGATGTTGTTGGTTACTGTTTTTTGAACTTGGGGTCAAAGTATCGTCCTCGAGAAGAGTTTGTGCGGTGGATTCAGAAAGGACCACAACCCATATATATTGGTTTTGGAAGCATG CCTCTTGATGATACCAAGAAAACGACAGATGTTATTTTGGAGGCATTAAAAGATACAGGACAAAGAGGAATAATTGACCGAGGTTGGGGAGATCTGGGGCAGT TTACAGAAGCTACTGAGAATGTTTTCCTCATAGAAGACTGCCCTCATGATTGGTTGTTTCCTCAGTGCTCAGCCGTG GTGCATCATGGTGGTGCTGGAACCACAGCCACGGGACTTAAAGCTGGG TGTCCAACAACCATAGTGCCGTTTTTCGGAGATCAGTTCTTTTGGGGTGATAGAGTACATCAGAGAGGGCTTGGGCCTGCACCAATACCAATATCAGAGCTCAGTATTGAGAAGCTTTCAAATGCTATAACATTCATGCTCCAGCCAGAG GTGAAATCCCTTGCAATGGAGTTAGCAAAATTGATAGAAAACGAAGATGGTGTTGCAGCTGCAGTCAACGCATTTCACCGGCATTTACCTCCAGAGCTACCATTGCCTACCGCAGCTTTGGAGGAAAATGATCATCCAAACCCATTACAGTGGTTCTTTCTTCAAATTGGAAAATTGTGCTGCCTTCCTTGTAGACTGTGGAATTCGTAG
- the LOC107914101 gene encoding thioredoxin Y1, chloroplastic gives MAVSISASATVPSLSRRSSTQLSPYYCSSKLSFSSSLRFQPIRIVNRSVSSRYRPLQVEAKKQTFNSFDDLLANSDKPVLVDFYATWCGPCQFMVPVLNEVSATLKDKIQVVKIDTEKYPSIADKYNIQGLPTFIIFKDGKPLDRFEGALGADQLIQRVETSLSVKQ, from the exons ATGGCGGTCTCTATCTCCGCATCGGCAACTGTTCCTTCGCTGAGTCGACGAAGCTCAACTCAGTTATCCCCTTATTATTGTTCGTCCAAGCTATCTTTCTCATCTTCTCTTCGATTTCAACCCATTCGAATCGTTAATAGATCCGTTTCCTCTCGCTATCGTCCTCTGCAA GTTGAAGCAAAGAAGCAAACATTTAACTCCTTTGATGATTTGTTGGCGAATTCCGACAAGCCTGTACTGGTTGACTTTTATGCAACctg GTGTGGACCTTGTCAATTCATGGTTCCGGTCCTCAACGAAGTGAGTGCTACTCTGAAAGATAAGATTCAGGTTGTGAAAATCGACACCGAGAAGTACCCAAGCAttgctgataaatacaatatacAAGGATTACCCACTTTCATCATATTTAAAGATGGGAAGCCCCTTGATCGTTTT GAGGGTGCCTTGGGTGCTGATCAGCTCATTCAACGCGTTGAAACTTCATTGAGTGTCAAGCAATAG
- the LOC121228897 gene encoding blue copper protein, whose amino-acid sequence MAAVHIVGDQLGWRPHVNYYSWVRSKSIKVGDTLVFNYDATKDYSVAEVTQFKFIACNASNAKFFDNSGTSSVTLTEPGQHYFMAQNHCLDDQMVFSVLV is encoded by the coding sequence ATGGCAGCGGTGCACATAGTTGGGGACCAGCTTGGTTGGCGACCACATGTTAACTATTACAGCTGGGTTCGTAGCAAGTCCATTAAGGTAGGCGACACTTTGGTGTTCAACTATGATGCTACTAAAGATTATAGTGTGGCGGAGGTGACGCAGTTCAAGTTCATCGCTTGCAATGCAAGTAATGCTAAATTCTTCGACAACAGCGGGACCAGCTCCGTCACTCTCACGGAGCCTGGCCAACATTACTTTATGGCTCAAAACCATTGTTTGGATGATCAAATGGTTTTCTCAGTGCTTGTTTGA
- the LOC121229534 gene encoding early nodulin-20 isoform X1 has translation MKILSILIFLISLLFPFFLASQSATIVVDGASEWNNPVVHVGDSIIFKHKYHYNLYIFQNKNAFNICNFTQATLLTKSNSTSYTWHPSRTGFFYFAFNNGSLKTCQSSQKLSVKASPALPPRNATTTPSPDLPPAAAPAPTSGGPIVSSSPVYPWPFRPRQAAVSPAPSATSPVTVPSLVPGKGGGIPFINSNPAVPLPTGEVDSASIRPLPTSDHGGQLHWVGWLQAAEGFMAAPAPMTVFCVAFLLVL, from the exons ATGAAGATCTTATCCATTCTAATCTTCCTCATTTCTCTTCTCTTCCCTTTCTTCTTAGCCTCTCAGTCTGCAACCATTGTGGTAGACGGTGCTTCAGAGTGGAACAATCCCGTTGTCCATGTGGGAGATTCAATAA ttTTCAAACACAAGTATCACTACAATCTCTACATTTTCCAGAACAAAAATGCCTTTAATATCTGCAATTTCACCCAAGCTACGCTCCTCACTAaatccaactccacctcctacacg TGGCACCCATCTCGTACTGGATTCTTCTACTTTGCTTTCAACAATGGCTCTCTCAAAACATGCCAAAGCTCTCAAAAGCTCTCCGTTAAAGCATCTCCCGCGCTACCTCCAAGAAATGCAACAACCACCCCTTCACCGGACTTACCTCCGGCAGCGGCTCCGGCACCAACTTCTGGTGGACCGATTGTGTCGTCTTCTCCAGTATATCCATGGCCATTCAGGCCTCGCCAGGCGGCGGTTTCACCGGCACCAAGTGCTACCTCGCCAGTAACAGTACCGAGTCTAGTGCCGGGTAAAGGTGGTGGCATCCCTTTTATCAACAGCAACCCTGCAGTTCCATTGCCGACTGGTGAAGTTGATTCTGCAAGTATTCGACCTTTGCCCACCTCTGATCATGGAGGACAG cTCCATTGGGTTGGGTGGTTGCAGGCGGCGGAAGGATTCATGGCGGCACCAGCTCCAATGACTGTATTTTGTGTGGCATTTCTACTAGTGCTGTAA
- the LOC107914105 gene encoding uncharacterized protein: MEKQIKKFQNEVSFVSITIATLIITFLFLQTPKTCIPPSALQKPHLRFPNSTCDSTPRHYLPLSKKNARLWSSKSWMTQVSSFTQFFTQLYQNGLLKNHSKVLCVSAGAGHDVMALSKMGLKNVIGVELIESLPLVSRANPHNLPFFDGAFDVAFTGHLMAALYPLRNAEEMERTVRNGGVCVVVVDECGEEEVKEIVRLFRRSQLLSFSDGTLNGRRVTRIIMRKKSF, translated from the coding sequence ATGGAAAAACAGATTAAAAAATTCCAAAACGAGGTATCTTTTGTATCAATTACCATAGCAACACTTATCATCACCTTCCTCTTCCTCCAAACCCCCAAAACATGCATCCCACCAAGTGCTCTCCAAAAGCCTCACTTGAGATTCCCCAACTCCACCTGTGACTCTACCCCTCGCCACTACCTTCCTCTTTCCAAGAAGAATGCCCGCCTCTGGTCCTCCAAATCTTGGATGACCCAGGTCTCTTCCTTTACTCAATTCTTCACTCAACTGTACCAAAATGGTCTCCTAAAGAACCACTCCAAAGTCCTGTGTGTCTCTGCTGGGGCTGGCCATGACGTCATGGCTCTATCCAAAATGGGTCTTAAGAATGTTATAGGTGTTGAACTGATAGAATCCTTGCCTTTGGTTAGCAGGGCCAATCCCCATAATCTTCCCTTCTTTGATGGGGCTTTTGATGTTGCCTTCACTGGTCATTTGATGGCGGCCTTGTATCCCTTGCGGAATGCAGAGGAGATGGAGAGGACTGTCAGAAACGGTGGAGTGTGTGTGGTGGTTGTGGATGAATGTGGTGAGGAGGAAGTCAAGGAGATTGTTAGGTTGTTTAGGAGGTCTCAGCTGCTCAGCTTTTCTGATGGTACCTTGAATGGAAGGAGAGTAACAAGAATAATAATGAGAAAAAAAAGCTTCTGA
- the LOC107914102 gene encoding sterol 3-beta-glucosyltransferase UGT80B1 isoform X2, whose amino-acid sequence MGSNGIDSSRKDLQEENVSNNRSKGVLKDSEQTDEVDESATEYRSSDDQSFSSSYEKEENQKSSSEQKSSVIEVSGTKQSSVSSTPKRGLDHCTSAPLAAQRHQLIDDNEIAFSRSMTEKKNSRHDLKIDRFSEREKKNLIVNLIKIQNDGTVEVDLPKNSPVASELLELSSIEGPSFDLDDTLFYETTKSIPRLNIAILVVGTRGDVQPFLAMAKRLQEFGHRVRLATHANFRNFVKLADIDFYPLGGDPRVLAGYMARNKGLIPSGPGEISIQRKQLKSIIESLLPACTEPDIETGMPFRAQAIIANPPAYGHSHVAEALGVPLHIFFTMPWTPTSEFPHPLARVPQSAGYWLSYIVVDLLIWWGIRGYINDFRKKKLKLAPIAYFSTYNGSISHLPTGYMWSSHLVPKPKDWGPLVDVVGYCFLNLGSKYRPREEFVRWIQKGPQPIYIGFGSMPLDDTKKTTDVILEALKDTGQRGIIDRGWGDLGQFTEATENVFLIEDCPHDWLFPQCSAVVHHGGAGTTATGLKAGCPTTIVPFFGDQFFWGDRVHQRGLGPAPIPISELSIEKLSNAITFMLQPEVKSLAMELAKLIENEDGVAAAVNAFHRHLPPELPLPTAALEENDHPNPLQWFFLQIGKLCCLPCRLWNS is encoded by the exons ATGGGGAGTAATGGCATTGATAGTTCCAGGAAAGATTTACAAGAGGAAAACGTTAGCAATAACAGAAGTAAGGGAGTACTTAAGGACAGTGAACAGACAGATGAAGTAGATGAATCAGCAACGGAATATAGGTCTTCTGATGATCAATCCTTTTCAAGTTCTTATGAGAAAGAAGAGAATCAGAAGTCAAGTTCAGAGCAGAAGTCATCGGTTATAGAGGTTTCCGGGACGAAACAATCGAGTGTTTCATCTACTCCCAAAAGAG GTCTGGATCATTGTACCAGTGCACCACTTGCTGCCCAAAGACACCAGTTAATTGATGACAATGAGATTGCATTCTCTAGGTCAATGACGGAGAAGAAAAACTCAAGGCATGATCTAAAAATAGATAGATTCTCAGAGCGTGAAAAG AAAAATCTGATTGTTAACCTTATCAAGATCCAAAATGATGGGACAGTAGAAGTTGATCTCCCTAAAAATTCACCTGTAGCTTCAGAATTGTTAGAACTTTCCTCTATTGAAGGGCCATCCTTTGATCTTGATGATACTTTGTTCTATGAGACTACTAAATCTATCCCAAGGTTGAATATTGCCATCCTTGTGGTTGGAACAAGAGGAGATGTACAACCTTTTCTAGCTATGGCAAAGAGACTTCAG GAGTTTGGTCATCGTGTTAGGTTGGCAACTCATGCTAACTTCCGCAACTTTGTAAAGTTGGCTGACATTGATTTTTATCCTCTGGGTGGTGATCCTCGAGTCTTGGCTGGAT ATATGGCCAGAAATAAAGGTTTGATCCCATCTGGACCTGGGGAAATATCGATACAGAGAAAGCAACTGAAGTCCATTATTGAATCTCTTCTTCCTGCATGCACAGAGCCTGATATAGAAACAGGCATGCCATTCAGAGCACAAGCAATCATTGCAAACCCTCCAGCCTATG GACATTCTCATGTTGCAGAGGCTCTTGGTGTTCCCCTTCACATATTCTTCACCATGCCTTGGAC GCCAACATCTGAATTTCCTCATCCATTGGCCCGTGTTCCTCAGAGTGCTGGATACTGG CTTTCCTATATAGTTGTGGACTTACTGATATGGTGGGGCATAAGAGGATATATTAATGACTTCAGGAAAAAGAAGTTGAAACTTGCTCCCATCGCATACTTCAGTACATATAATGGATCAATATCTCATCTACCAACTGGCTACATGTGGAGTTCTCATCTTGTGCCAAAGCCAAAAG ATTGGGGTCCCTTGGTTGATGTTGTTGGTTACTGTTTTTTGAACTTGGGGTCAAAGTATCGTCCTCGAGAAGAGTTTGTGCGGTGGATTCAGAAAGGACCACAACCCATATATATTGGTTTTGGAAGCATG CCTCTTGATGATACCAAGAAAACGACAGATGTTATTTTGGAGGCATTAAAAGATACAGGACAAAGAGGAATAATTGACCGAGGTTGGGGAGATCTGGGGCAGT TTACAGAAGCTACTGAGAATGTTTTCCTCATAGAAGACTGCCCTCATGATTGGTTGTTTCCTCAGTGCTCAGCCGTG GTGCATCATGGTGGTGCTGGAACCACAGCCACGGGACTTAAAGCTGGG TGTCCAACAACCATAGTGCCGTTTTTCGGAGATCAGTTCTTTTGGGGTGATAGAGTACATCAGAGAGGGCTTGGGCCTGCACCAATACCAATATCAGAGCTCAGTATTGAGAAGCTTTCAAATGCTATAACATTCATGCTCCAGCCAGAG GTGAAATCCCTTGCAATGGAGTTAGCAAAATTGATAGAAAACGAAGATGGTGTTGCAGCTGCAGTCAACGCATTTCACCGGCATTTACCTCCAGAGCTACCATTGCCTACCGCAGCTTTGGAGGAAAATGATCATCCAAACCCATTACAGTGGTTCTTTCTTCAAATTGGAAAATTGTGCTGCCTTCCTTGTAGACTGTGGAATTCGTAG